DNA sequence from the Acidobacteriota bacterium genome:
CGGCGATCCTGCTCCTTGACGAACGATTCATCCTGCGCGATGTGCGGCTCCAGCAGATTGCGGACCAGGCGCCCGGCAGGCTGGGCCGCCGAAACCAGGTACGTGCCCGCCGGCAGCGTCCTCGCCGCGAGCCTCACGGGCTCCTCCGCGCGGCGCACCTCGATGCCCTGCTGTGAAAGCAGCCACGCGAGCCGCCGGGTGCGCGACGGATCGGAGCCTGCGACGAGCAGGTACTCGCGGGTCCCTTGTTCTCCCTGTGCCACGGCGCTGCGCCGGTACTCGACGAAGTCGCGGAGGATCGGCTCGCGGTTCTTCGCGGCGGTCGCCGCGGTCTGGATGGCCGACGTGAAGTGATGGGCCACCCCCTGCTGGTAAGTGAGGATCGTGCCGTCCTCGCGGCGGAACAGCAGACCGCGCGCCGATGCCTGTTCGTACGTCATCCCGATTGCGCCCTGGAAGATCGGCCACGACTCGCCATACCCGGGGTAAAACGAGTCGTACGTTTCGCGGATGAAATACGCGAACCCGCGCTCGTCGAACCGCGCCGCGTTCGTGCGGCCGAACGCCTCGAGCCACTTCATCTGGTCCTTCGTGATGAACGGGTTGATCGGCACGGCAGGCGGAGCGAAGTAGTAAGTGGCGTTGCCGCTCATCTCGTGGAGATCCACGAGCACGTGCGGGTACCACTCCAGGTAGACTCGCGTGCGCGCCTGCGTCTCGCGCTGCGACTGCGAGAACCAGTCGCGGTTCATGTCAAACAGGTAATGGTTGGATCGCCCGCCCGGCCACGGCTCGTCGTGCTCGGCCGAGAACGGCTCGGGGTCCGGCGACGCCGCGCGTCCCTGCCTGTTCGTCGAGACGAACCGCGCGCGGCCGTCAGGGTTCTCCAGCGGATCGATGATGACGATGGAGTCGCGGAGGATCTGGTCCACGCTCGCGTCTCCTCGCGCGGCGAGGAGATGATAGGCCTCCGCGAGCGCCGCGTCAGACGAGGAGATCTCGTTGCCGTGGACCGCGTGCATCAGCCACGTCACCACGGGCAGCTCGCGCACGAGGCGCTCGGCGGCTTCCGGAGCGATGTTGCGCGGATCGGCCAGGCGCCTCAAGCCCGCCTTGATCTCGTCGAGGCGCGCGATGCGCTCGGCCGATCCCACGATGAGGAGGTAGAGCGGCCGTCTCTCCCACGTCTCGCCGTACTGGATGAGCCGCGTCCGATCCGGCGCGGCGGCCGCCAGCGCCTTCACGTACGTGATGATGCCGTCGGGCGGCGTGATCTCGTCGCCCGTGTTCCACCCGAGCACGGATTTCAACGTGGGGATCTTCGGATCGTAGGTCGCGCCCGGCCACAGCTCCTGTGGTTGCGCCGCAACCGCCAGCGGCACCCGGAGCAGGCACACCATGAGGAAAAGGACGAGTCTGCGGATCATTCGTGTCTCCAAACAGGGAAATATCC
Encoded proteins:
- a CDS encoding peptidase M14, with the translated sequence MIRRLVLFLMVCLLRVPLAVAAQPQELWPGATYDPKIPTLKSVLGWNTGDEITPPDGIITYVKALAAAAPDRTRLIQYGETWERRPLYLLIVGSAERIARLDEIKAGLRRLADPRNIAPEAAERLVRELPVVTWLMHAVHGNEISSSDAALAEAYHLLAARGDASVDQILRDSIVIIDPLENPDGRARFVSTNRQGRAASPDPEPFSAEHDEPWPGGRSNHYLFDMNRDWFSQSQRETQARTRVYLEWYPHVLVDLHEMSGNATYYFAPPAVPINPFITKDQMKWLEAFGRTNAARFDERGFAYFIRETYDSFYPGYGESWPIFQGAIGMTYEQASARGLLFRREDGTILTYQQGVAHHFTSAIQTAATAAKNREPILRDFVEYRRSAVAQGEQGTREYLLVAGSDPSRTRRLAWLLSQQGIEVRRAEEPVRLAARTLPAGTYLVSAAQPAGRLVRNLLEPHIAQDESFVKEQDRRRRERIGDQIYDVTAWSLPLAFDVECVTSDRPLAVKAAPVMWDAEAAPPLPAAKVAYLVPWGSAAAAAVAELLQAGVRVAFADAPLVMNGRRFGAGTAIVRVAANAGVEDLRGRLAAVGARHSGLEIVSTESGWVEEGISLGSSDVAHLVAPKVAMVWDAPTVSLSAGWMRYVIERRFGQPVTAIRAGTLPNVDLRRFDVLALPSGTYTFSDDVVRRLKEWVRVGGTLITVGEASRWAARERVALLETRTLLRDGSPEVDPADDKKPAARPDEKADYEKSIQPERERPDNTPGAMVRVRLDGEHWLSAGFDEEITALVESNRVFAPIRLDKGRNVGVYAKKERLVAGGLAWESAQALLAEKAFLIHQPLGRGHVVAFAEDPNYRAFTEASELLFMNAILLGPAH